GCCTGGAAGGGCACCATCACCATGTACGTGCAGGAATACACCCCCAACTGGCCCGACGCGGCCAAGCCCCTCAAGGCCTTTCAGCAGATCGCCGACGAGTACCGGAAGGCCAATCCCGGCATCCAGATCAAATTCAGCACGTCGCCTATTCCCGACAACGACACCAACGTGCGGGTCAAGGCGGCGGCCGGTGAACTCTTCGACATCTACTGGGCGCAGTCGACCAGCCTGAACAGCACCTTGCCCAAGGGGGTGGCGGTGGACCTCGCGCCCGTCTTCGCGCAGCCCAACCCCTATATTCCCGGCAACAAGGCGTGGCAGGACGTGATGAACAAGACCCAGGTCGCCGAGAACCGCGCGCCTAACGGAGCGGTGTATGTCCTGAGCGCGGACAATGTGGCCTTCACGATCTTCTACAACAAGGACCTGTTCAAGAAGGCGGGGATCTCCAAACCGCCGACGTCCTGGCCTGAACTCATTGCCGTGTCGAAGAAGCTCAAGGCGGCGGGGATCAATCCGTTCCATCAGGTGCCCGCCTACCCGTGGTGGGGGAACTTCTTCATCAGCGACCTCTACGCCAAGGAGTTCGCGCGCTTGACCCGCTTCGACGGATTGCCGGGCCAGTCGGGTTTGGACGAGGCGGTCGCCATCCACAAGGGAATCCTCAGCCCGAAGGACCCGCGTTTCATGTCGTGGTGGCCGACCTTCAAGCAGCTGACCGACACCTGGCCGCGCGACTACCTGACCCTCGACGCCTCCAAGAACTACGACGCCTTCAACCAGGATTTCGTGGGTGGCAAGTCGGCCATGATCTTCGAGGGCAGTTACTCGATCCGCAGCCTTCAGGACC
The genomic region above belongs to Deinococcus gobiensis I-0 and contains:
- a CDS encoding ABC transporter substrate-binding protein — translated: MMRKRLLSGTLLLGAALLGPAQAAPGAWKGTITMYVQEYTPNWPDAAKPLKAFQQIADEYRKANPGIQIKFSTSPIPDNDTNVRVKAAAGELFDIYWAQSTSLNSTLPKGVAVDLAPVFAQPNPYIPGNKAWQDVMNKTQVAENRAPNGAVYVLSADNVAFTIFYNKDLFKKAGISKPPTSWPELIAVSKKLKAAGINPFHQVPAYPWWGNFFISDLYAKEFARLTRFDGLPGQSGLDEAVAIHKGILSPKDPRFMSWWPTFKQLTDTWPRDYLTLDASKNYDAFNQDFVGGKSAMIFEGSYSIRSLQDLGAKFAVGAFNFPALTKAQSPYATGTYVANSVGGNGSFQYAVSTPLANKTMREAGKSAAVLDWMRYFGTPKNVQRIIVENATYVPTWPGVNAPLSPSFDSTPFKQQATKPRLELNVGSAAPGLGWTDMQRIFGLYLSGNITLDQAKSQVQTLLDKSANEYARKNKVDFSNYK